A single genomic interval of Flavobacteriales bacterium harbors:
- a CDS encoding T9SS type A sorting domain-containing protein translates to MIKLMLRISVIIYFVTFWTTTAVAQEMMFDDLHPTDGAIFIKSVNGVDVPVDIDGSPIQAHPVFRMTAEQRSGNTWAKTVKRMEGTDNGRASDFGPTFNLTYVDIVKSTGFGFDDPVLGAQRRAALETAFAYYSAVIEDFGEVDMEIRESFSGNPNSNPFAFSASYYFGSKGFNSPFTKSHIVTGSDPYDAYPDAYLQFNFHPNFDYNYDADSEPGSQQFDFHTIVIHEILHVLGFTSYSTASGESAASPLVYTSFDEFLNDYNKDALFQKTGSGSSTDVSIPEGGTLTNNQVWFELDPGQFAPVFAPSPFNPSSLDHFDNGRSETGGYVMHPSLSKGVSFKLLHEHEVRVMEKLGYSVNYSIATAIEEGFSDGAPVRITSGLYPNPAYASDPVKIDIGDISTNEILVIVYDMLGKQSYSKVILNAGSGPITAIDPYQNLAPGMYIVIGSTKDELFNEKLVIR, encoded by the coding sequence ATGATCAAGCTCATGCTTCGGATTTCAGTCATCATCTATTTCGTCACTTTTTGGACTACCACAGCGGTAGCTCAAGAAATGATGTTTGATGATCTGCATCCGACCGATGGCGCGATTTTCATCAAGTCAGTTAATGGCGTTGATGTTCCTGTTGACATTGATGGAAGCCCAATTCAAGCACATCCGGTTTTCAGGATGACAGCTGAGCAACGTTCAGGTAATACCTGGGCAAAAACAGTAAAACGAATGGAAGGTACCGACAACGGGCGGGCGTCAGATTTTGGCCCAACGTTTAACCTTACTTATGTGGATATTGTAAAAAGTACAGGATTCGGATTTGATGACCCTGTACTCGGTGCGCAACGCAGAGCTGCTTTGGAAACCGCCTTTGCCTATTATTCAGCTGTCATTGAAGATTTTGGAGAAGTTGATATGGAGATCAGAGAATCATTCTCCGGAAATCCTAATTCTAATCCTTTTGCATTCTCCGCATCCTATTATTTTGGCTCCAAAGGATTCAATTCACCGTTCACCAAATCGCATATCGTTACTGGTTCCGATCCGTATGATGCATATCCTGACGCATACCTGCAATTCAATTTTCATCCGAATTTCGATTACAATTATGATGCAGACTCGGAACCTGGAAGCCAGCAATTTGATTTCCACACCATTGTGATCCATGAAATTCTACATGTTTTAGGTTTTACGAGCTATTCCACGGCTTCGGGAGAATCTGCTGCATCGCCATTGGTTTACACCTCATTCGATGAATTCTTGAACGATTACAATAAAGATGCGCTGTTTCAGAAAACAGGTTCAGGATCGAGCACGGATGTGTCTATTCCTGAAGGTGGCACACTAACGAACAATCAGGTTTGGTTTGAGCTGGACCCAGGACAATTTGCTCCTGTTTTTGCGCCAAGTCCATTCAATCCTTCCAGTCTAGATCACTTTGACAATGGACGTTCTGAAACTGGTGGTTACGTCATGCATCCATCGCTATCGAAAGGTGTAAGTTTCAAATTGCTGCACGAGCATGAAGTTCGTGTGATGGAAAAACTCGGATACTCGGTTAATTACAGTATTGCAACTGCCATTGAAGAAGGATTTTCTGATGGAGCGCCTGTTCGTATAACATCGGGCCTCTACCCTAATCCTGCATATGCTTCTGATCCTGTGAAGATTGACATTGGCGACATCTCGACCAACGAGATTCTGGTTATCGTGTATGATATGCTCGGTAAACAGTCTTATTCCAAAGTAATACTGAACGCTGGCTCCGGACCAATCACTGCCATCGACCCATATCAGAATCTAGCTCCGGGAATGTATATCGTTATTGGCTCTACCAAAGATGAGCTCTTCAATGAGAAACTGGTGATCAGGTAA